One Miscanthus floridulus cultivar M001 chromosome 11, ASM1932011v1, whole genome shotgun sequence DNA window includes the following coding sequences:
- the LOC136493409 gene encoding sugar transport protein MST1-like, producing MAGGGFAAAEGGHARHDYGGGVTVSVVVTCLMAASCGLIFGYDIGVSGGVTQMDSFLKKFFPEVLRGMRSAKRDAYCKYDNQLLTAFTSSMYIAGMLASLVASSVTRRVGRKAVMLKGGVMFLVGSLINAGAVNTSMLIIGRILLGFGVGFTAQAAPLYLAETSPTRWRGGFTTAYHFFLVAGTLVANVANYFTNRIPGWGWRVSLGLAAVPATVIVTGALFVSDTPSSLVLRGEPDSARASLQRIRGADADVEAEFKDIVRAVEEARRNEEGAFTRLLRGKGYRHYLVMMVAIPAFFDLTGMVVISVFSPVLFRTVGFDSQKAIFGAVIISLVSLCGVVLSTLAVDRCGRRFLFLAGGTAMLLFQVAVSWVLADHLGKHQAVTMPKNYAVAVVVLVCLYTFSFSVSWGPLKWVVPSEIYPVEIRSAGQAITLSVALTLSFTQTQVFISMLCAMKYAIFLFYSGWVLAMTVFIAAFLPETKGVPLETMRSVWARHWFWRKFVV from the exons GCGGTGTGACGCAAATGGACTCGTTCCTGAAGAAGTTCTTCCCTGAAGTGCTTCGGGGGATGAGGAGCGCAAAGCGTGACGCCTATTGCAAATACGACAACCAGCTGCTGACGGCATTCACGTCGTCGATGTACATTGCCGGCATGCTGGCGTCGTTGGTGGCGAGCAGCGTGACGAGGAGGGTGGGCCGCAAGGCCGTCATGCTGAAAGGCGGCGTCATGTTCCTCGTCGGCTCCCTCATCAACGCCGGGGCCGTCAATACTTCAATGCTCATCATTGGCCGGATCCTACTCGGCTTCGGTGTTGGGTTCACCGCGCAG GCGGCTCCGCTGTATCTCGCCGAGACATCACCCACGAGATGGCGCGGCGGCTTCACCACGGCCTACCATTTCTTCCTCGTCGCCGGCACGCTTGTCGCCAACGTCGCCAACTACTTCACCAACCGGATTCCCGGCTGGGGCTGGCGCGTCTCCCTCGGCCTCGCGGCCGTGCCAGCCACCGTCATCGTCACGGGCGCCCTCTTCGTCTCAGACACGCCCAGCAGCCTCGTGCTGCGCGGCGAACCAGACAGTGCCCGCGCGTCGCTCCAGCGCATCCGCGGCGCGGACGCCGACGTGGAGGCCGAGTTCAAGGACATCGTCCGCGCCGTGGAGGAGGCGCGCCGGAACGAGGAGGGCGCGTTCACGAGGCTGCTGCGCGGCAAGGGGTACCGGCACTACCTGGTGATGATGGTGGCCATTCCCGCCTTCTTCGACCTCACCGGCATGGTCGTCATCTCCGTCTTCTCGCCGGTGCTGTTCCGGACGGTCGGGTTCGACAGCCAGAAGGCCATCTTCGGCGCCGTCATAATCAGCCTCGTCAGCCTCTGCGGCGTCGTGCTGTCCACTCTCGCCGTCGACCGCTGCGGCCGGAGGTTCCTGTTCCTCGCCGGCGGCACCGCCATGTTGCTTTTCCAG GTGGCCGTGTCATGGGTACTGGCGGACCACCTCGGGAAGCACCAGGCGGTGACGATGCCCAAGAACTACGCGGTGGCCGTCGTGGTGCTCGTGTGCCTGTACACATTCAGCTTCAGCGTGTCGTGGGGGCCGCTGAAATGGGTGGTGCCGAGCGAGATCTACCCCGTGGAGATCAGGTCCGCGGGGCAGGCCATCACCCTGTCAGTCGCGCTTACCCTCTCCTTCACGCAGACGCAGGTGTTCATCTCCATGCTCTGCGCCATGAAGTACGCCATATTTCTCTTCTACTCCGGATGGGTGCTGGCCATGACGGTTTTCATCGCGGCGTTCTTGCCGGAGACGAAAGGCGTGCCGCTGGAGACCATGCGGTCGGTGTGGGCAAGGCATTGGTTCTGGAGAAAGTTCGTCGTCTAG